A genomic segment from Enoplosus armatus isolate fEnoArm2 chromosome 12, fEnoArm2.hap1, whole genome shotgun sequence encodes:
- the pdzd7a gene encoding PDZ domain-containing protein 7a codes for MARSSHPSDWREMTNGGGHPHFNNGGQTGGSHSTTRYMLKKQHRHRRRSSSPMGRVILINSPVDGGDDSEDIHTVTVDKSPDGRLGFSVRGGSEHGLGIFVSKVDDDSSAAQAGLTVGDKLVEVNGVSLESITMSSAVKVLTGNNRLRMVVRRVGKIPGIRYSKEKTTWVDLIHRRMVVEESGRTPSEASSDSALRRIIHLFTTSDDYCLGFNIRGGKEFGLGIYVSKLDPGGLAEQHGIKMGDQILAANGVSFDDITHSNAVEVLKSHTHVMLTIREAGRYPAYKEMVAEYGWLDKLANGGPAPSSQGSDSNSSASSLSSSTPLSSLSGLSQVLFPPVFGSEMVDVAISTEDRSRRPSSAERTADTAIQTDPHPPNYLDHPSPNGSYPDRLVTTETSRTVGATMFLKDTVIRGKGEGPREMGGAGEGGRGRMRTLSSGDQEVVKHSPKTAALMALSRPRKPIRRSQSHITVSEDRQKKKRQQKQKSSAEGKTSLQRSKTFVNQLFKKERKEKSRSKSPSHHADKDKERGRPFQLLTSPRESRAGVKDSSPLLRPETLQHVENMAKKLLIQDEVAAVMRHCRRFLSDNVIEDLVRPLLAILDRPEKLLLLREIRMLIPTTELGRFDSMVMPFELEAYDILKSRSVRSPALRSPRSGTPRRHLITPIPDYRGGFHLQPVQDTMRERQLIEELERLRLFGHQSGHLPPSRAFTPLLDVPVDNYTSSTVRSRSLSPSPTHSSLLAESPHSTQRGRQPHRPPNIREDEASQHDEVSLLSVSDRGDVAPERGRSPVRNGRGRARREVSPDSIDGRLSRQEGYTEVSVRVPSQRRGRTPLADVFEPQRDKSPSTGRGSSQQLNGHSQNGHGVKRRATLPPEEYEITTFTISKAKQSLGISISGGMESRVQPMIKIERIFPGGAASTNEALRAGYELLSVDGESLQGVTHQHAVDIIRRAFSNKAKDPMIFVVKVPKVSTTPSSPRRPAD; via the exons ATGGCTCGCTCCTCTCACCCCTCTGACTGGAGGGAGATGACAAATGGAGGGGGGCACCCCCACTTCAACAATGGAGGCCAGACTGGGGGTTCCCACAGCACCACCCGCTACATGCTGAAGAAACAGCACCGCCACAGACGCAGGTCCTCCTCACCAATGGGCAGGGTCATTCTCATCAACTCACCTGTTGATG gagGGGATGATAGTGAAGACATTCACACAGTGACAGTAGACAAGAGTCCAGATGGGCGTCTGGGTTTCAGTGTCCGTGGTGGCTCTGAACACGGACTCGGCATATTCGTCAGCAAGGTGGATGACGACAGCTCTGCAG CGCAGGCTGGGCTGACTGTGGGTGATAAGCTGGTGGAGGTGAATGGGGTCAGCCTGGAGAGCATCACCATGAGCAGCGCTGTGAAGGTGCTGACGGGCAACAACAGGCTGAGAATGGTGGTGAGACGGGTGGGCAAGATCCCCGGCATCCGCTACTCCAAGGAGAAGACCACATG ggtggaTCTGATTCACCGGCggatggtggtggaggagagcgGCCGCACACCGTCAGAGGCCAGTTCAGACAGCGCTCTCCGCAGGATTATACATCTCTTTACCACGTCAGATGATTACTGTCTGGGCTTCAACATCAGAGGGGGCAAAGAGTTCGGACTGGGAATTTATGTTTCTAA GTTGGACCCGGGTGGGCTTGCAGAACAGCATGGCATCAAAATGGGCGATCAAATTCTTGCAGCCAACGGGGTCAGCTTTGATGACATCACCCATAGCAATGCGGTTGAGGTCCTGAAGAGCCACACCCATGTCATGCTGACCATCAGA GAAGCCGGGAGATACCCTGCATACAAGGAGATGGTGGCAGAATACGGCTGGCTCGACAAAT TGGCCAACGGGGGCCCTGCACCGTCCTCCCAGGGTTCAGACTCCAACTCCTCTGCCTCCTCGTTGTCCTCCAGCACCCCTCTCAGCTCCCTCAGTGGTCTCTCCCAGGTCCTTTTCCCTCCTGTTTTTGGCTCCGAGATGGTAGACGTCGCCATCTCCACAGAGGACCGCTCCCGACGTCCAAGCAGCGCAGAGCGAACTGCTGACACTGCCATACAGACTGACCCCCACCCTCCAAACTACCTGGATCACCCCTCGCCTAATGGGTCGTACCCAGATAGGCTGGTCACCACAGAAACCAGCCGGACTGTAGGTGCTACAATGTTTCTTAAGGACACAGTCATACGTGGGAAAGGGGAAGGACCGAGGGAGATGGGAGGAGCTGGGGAAGGAGGGCGTGGACGCATGAGGACGCTGTCGTCTGGGGACCAGGAAGTAGTGAAACACTCACCGAAGACGGCGGCGCTGATGGCCCTCAGCAGACCACGCAAGCCAATCAGACGTTCCCAGAGCCACATCACTGTATCAG aggacagacaaaagaaaaagaggcaaCAGAAGCAGAAGAGCTCAGCAGAGGGTAAAACCAGCCTGCAGCGATCTAAAACCTTCGTCAACCAGCTGTTTAAGAAAGAGCGTAAAGAGAAGAGCCGCTCCAAGTCACCCTCTCACCATGCTGACAAAG ATAAGGAGCGGGGTCGTCCCTTCCAGCTCTTGACCTCCCCGAGGGAATCCCGTGCTGGGGTTAAAGACAGCAGCCCGCTGCTCCGACCAGAGACCCTGCAGCATGTGGAGAACATGGCAAAGAAACTGCTCATTCAGGATGAGGTGGCAGCTGTGATGAGACACTGTCGGCGG TTTTTGTCCGACAATGTGATTGAGGATTTAGTACGTCCCCTGTTGGCAATCTTGGACAGGCCAGAGAAACTGCTACTTCTCAGAGAAATAAG AATGCTGATACCTACGACTGAGCTGGGTCGGTTTGACAGCATGGTCATGCCCTTTGAGCTGGAGGCGTACGATATTCTCAAGAGTCGCTCTG TGCGTTCTCCAGCTCTGCGCTCCCCTCGCAGTGGAACCCCTCGACGTCACCTCATCACCCCAATCCCAG ACTATAGGGGTGGCTTCCACCTGCAGCCTGTCCAGGACACAATGCGGGAGCGTCAGTTGATTGAGGAGTTGGAGAGATTACGTTTGTTCGGCCATCAGTCAGGCCATCTGCCTCCATCCCGTGCCTTCACCCCTCTGCTGGATGTACCTGTGGACAACTACACCTCCTCCACTGTGCGCTCCCGCTCCCTGAGCCCCTCACCCACCCACAGCTCCCTCCTCGCAGAATCCCCACACAGCACCCAACGTGGGCGCCAACCCCATCGCCCTCCAAACATAAGAGAGGACGAGGCGTCGCAACATGATGAGGTCTCCTTGTTGTCGGTGTCTGACCGAGGAGATGTGGCTCCTGAACGAGGGAGATCACCTGTGAGGAACGGCCGTGGGAGAGCGAGGAGGGAGGTGAGTCCTGACAGCATAGATGGCAGACTGAGCAGGCAGGAGGGCTACACAGAGGTCAGCGTACGCGTTCCTTCGCAGCGGCGAGGCAGAACCCCTCTGGCTGATGTGTTCGAGCCCCAGAGAGACAAGAGTCCATCCACAGGCAGAGGGAGCAGTCAGCAGCTAAATGGACATTCACAAAATGGTCATGGTGTGAAAAGAAGAGCAACTCTGCCTCCTGAGGAGTATGAAATCACCACTTTCACCATTTCCAAGGCCAAGCAGTCACTGG gtatTAGTATCTCTGGAGGTATGGAGTCTAGAGTCCAGCCCATGATAAAGATTGAGAGAATCTTCCCAGGAGGAGCTGCATCTACAAATGAGGCTTTGAGG GCGGGGTATGAGCTGTTGTCTGTGGACGGCGAGAGTCTGCAGGGAGTGACTCATCAGCATGCGGTGGACATAATTCGTCGTGCATTCAGCAACAAGGCCAAAGACCCGATGATTTTTGTGGTCAAGGTCCCCAAGGTCTCTACCACTCCCTCCAGC